The Chryseobacterium phocaeense genome includes the window ACCTGTAATCGCTCCTGAATCCATCCCGGTTACCCCGTTACAGATCAGGTGGTCACCGATTCTTGCCAGTTCCATCAAAATAACACGCATATAATCTACACGTTTTGGAACTTCAACGCCAATCAGCTTTTCAACAGTCATGTGCCAGCCTAAATTGTTGATAGGTGCAGAACAGTAATTCATACGGTCGGTAAGGGTAGTAATCTGAGCATAATTTCTTCTTTCGGAAATTTTTTCAAATGCTCTGTGGATGTATCCTACCGTTTGCTCCGCGTGAAGGATTCTTTCTCCATCCATCGTTAAGATATTCTGGAAGATCCCGTGGGTAGCAGGGTGGGTAGGTCCTAAATTGAGGGTATACAGCTGTCCGTCAATTTGTTCCTTACTTTCGTACTGGTTAAGTATATTAGATAATGAGTTATCTTTCATAATGATTGCTTTTAGCTATTTGCTTCTGGCTATTGGCTAGCTGCCATTTGCCATTCGCTTTTTATCTTCCGAACATATTATCGTCCTTATCTGTTCTTGTTCCATCTTCCAGACGGTATTCCTTCAGCATAGGATGATATCCGAGATCTTCCATATTGAGGATAGGTCTCAAATCAGGATGTCCTTTGAATTTTATTCCGTAGAAATCATAGGTTTCTCTTTCCATCCAGTTGGCTCCTGCAAATAATTCCACAAGGGAATCCACTTCAATATTTTCTCTGGACATAAAGATCTTCAGACGCAATCTGAAATTGGCCATCATATTGTGCAGGTGATACACTACACCAATTTCCTTGTCCGGAAATTCAGGGTAATGGATCCCGCAGATATCGGTAAGGAAATTGAATCCCAGCGATGAATCTCTCAGGTAGTGAATGATTTTTTTGATATCTTCTTTCTTCACTTCAATCGTCAGCATTCCATAAGGCTCTGAACTTGAAATAACAGACTCCGGAAATTCTCTTGTGATGGCTTCTAATACAAATTCGTTTGTCATTCTCTTAGTTGCTTATGTTGTAGGAATCTAATAGTTTCTGATATTCCGGCATATCTCTTCTTCTGATGCTTTCGCTTTCGGCCAGGGCCTGTACCTGCATCACGCCTTCAATAATCTGTTCTGGTCTTGGAGGACATCCCGGAACATAAACGTCTACCGGAATAATTTTATCGATTCCCTGAAGTACAGAATACGTATCAAAAATACCACCACTGGAAGCACAGGCTCCCACTGCAACTACCCATTTCGGCTCGGCCATCTGGGTATACACCTCTTTCAGGACAGGTCCTAATTTCTTAGATATAGTTCCGCAAACCATCAGCATATCTGCCTGTCTTGGTGAGAAAGAGTTTCTTTCCATACCAAATCTTGATGCATCATACGTAGGGTTCAGGGTTGCCATAAACTCGATACCACAACAAGAGGTTGCAAAAGGAAGCGGCCAAAGTGAAAACTTTCTTGCCATCCCGATTACACTGCTCAGTTTCGTTGCGAAAAACCCTTCTCCTTCAAATCCTTCCGGAGCAGGTGCATCTGTTCTTATTACTGGTTTTTATCTGACATTTTTAGTAAATATTTAAAGATTGAAGTATTTAAAGATTCAAAAATTTAAGTCGTCATTTTAAATTATTTAAATACCTTAAATCTTTTAATGTTAAAAGTTTATTTATCCCAATCCAATGCGCCGCGTTTCCAGACATAGAAAAATGCCATGAAGAAAATCGCCACGAAGGTAAGCACGGCCAGGAATCCTTCCATTCCGAATTCTCTGAAATTAACCGCGTATGGGTAAAAAAATACGATTTCAATATCGAATAGCACGAACAATACCGCAGTCAGGAAGTACTTAATGGAAAACGGTGTTCTCGCGTTTCCTTCTACAGGAACTCCACATTCCCAGCTTTGGTTTTTTACAGAATTTCCTTTCTTCTGTTTGGGTCCCAGAAAATGGGCTCCAAGCAAAGAAACTGCCACAAATGCCACAGCTACACCTGCTTGGATCAGGATTGGAATATAACTTTCAGGTAAATTCATTTTTGCATTATTATCTCAATTTGCAAATTTAGCGAATAAACAAGAAAGCATGAAATTAATAAGCTTAAATGTGGGTTGAAAATAGGGAAAAGCGGTAATTTAGAATGAATAAAAATTAGAGGCTTGTTATTATTTTCTTAGTGTATTTTTCCTGTTTTTTGTAGGCTGTTAAAAGATAAATATTTCATTTCAGATAAGAATAAGCACGTAATGAACTGCTACTTCTTCATTTTTTTCAAAAGCGAGTAGGCCATGAATGAGATGTATCCAAAAAGAATGCTGGCAAGCAGTATATTCACTACAGTATTCGTCCTGTCATCTTCAATCCGGAAGAAAAAATTGTAAGCAATGAATACAGCGATAAGGATTGCAAAAACGATAAGGTGTGGTTTCATGGGTGTAGGGTTCTGGTTGCGGGTTGCGGATTTGTGATTTTTGGGTTAAAAGTTTTTCGTGATAAGTGAAAAGTTGAGTTATTAGTTTAAAATTCAAAATAATTCACTAAATGACTATTATTCATAACTTATAACTCATCACTTATAACTCATCCCTCATTACTCATTACTCATTACTTATATTCAACGTGTACGTTCTTCTTCGCTTATGGTTCACCGGGTTGTAATCCTGCCACAGCAATTGGACACTTTTGTTTTCTTCCAGTTCGGGATTGGTTTCTGCAAACTCGATACCCATGCTGGTAAAACGGACGAAAATTTCCTTGAATATAATAGCCGTTACGCCACGTCTCTGGTATTCGGGATGAATTCCGATCAGATAAAAATTGGCACGGTCATTTTTCTTTCCGGCCTGTAAAAAGTGCCACCATCCGAACGGAAACAGCTTTCCTTTTGATTTCTGTAACGCTTTTGAATAAGAAGGCATGGTGATAGCAAACGAAACCAGTTGATTGTTTTCATCTACCACGCAGATCACGTAGTTTTTGTCTATAAACGGGAAGTATTTTTCCTTATAGGTCTTAATCTGCTCTTCGGAAATAGGAGTGTAGGTGGAAAGATGCTTGTATGTCTCATCAAGCAGTTTAAACATAGGCTCTACAAAAGGCAGGATTTCCTGTTTCGACTTAAAATTAAGTACTTTTAGTTTGTATTTCTGTGCAATAAGTCCGCTGAATTTTTCCACTTTTTCGGGGAGAACTTTTGGGAAGTTCATTTCATATTCCACCCATTCTTTTTCTTTGGTCAGTCCCAGGGCTTCCATATGTTCCGGGTAATAAGCATGGTTGTAAATCCCGATCATGGTAGCCAGTTTCTCGAAGCCCATGGTCAGCATTCCGGCTTTATCCAGATTGGTAAAGCCCATCGGGCCTTCAATTTTATCTATCTTATTTTCTTTGGCGTAATTTATTGCTTTTTGAATTAAAGCTTTGGAGACTTCCTTGTCATCAATAAAATCTATCCATCCGAAGCGTACCTTTCTTATGCCTAATTCCTTTTCTTCCTTATGGTTAATCATTACCGCAATTCTTCCAGCCACTTTGTTGTTTTTTAACGCAAGAAACTGTTTGGATTCCGAATAATTCAGTGCCGGATTTTCTTTGGCATCCCATATTTTGAATTCGTCTTTTATAAAAGAAGGAACATAATAAGGATTGTTTTTATAGAGATCCATCGGAAACCTTACGAATTGTTTTAATTCATCCTGGTTTTTCACTTCAATAACGGAAATTTCAGACATATGTAAGAGGGTAATTATAGGACAAATATAAATAATAAAATGTAATACTTTGGCACAGTTTTTACATCATTATGCTTAAAATTAAACACAAAAAATCTATATAAAATGACGGGTTATTATATCATTATTGGTATTTCAATGCTGGTGAGCTGGTGGGTTTCCTCCAGATTGAAATCAAAATTTGAATATTATTCCAATGTACATCTCAGAAACGGTTTATCAGGGAAAGAAGTAGCGGAAAAAATGCTTAGAGATAACGGGATCAATGATGTACAGGTAATTTCAGTTCCCGGACAGCTAACAGATCATTATAATCCTGCAGATAAAACAGTGAATCTTTCGGAAGGAGTTTATATGCAGAGAAATGCCGCTGCTGCTGCGGTGGCAGCCCATGAATGCGGACATGCGGTACAGCATGCCGTGGGGTATTCGATGCTGAATCTTCGTTCAAAACTGGTTCCTGTAGTCAATATAAGTTCTAATTTAATGCAGTTTGTCCTTATCGCAGGGATCGGGATAATGGTTGCAACCAGATCCATTGATGATCCGAACGGAAATACTACGGTTCTGGCGATAGGAGTGGCTATGTTTGCTATGACTACACTTTTTGCTTTTGTAACGCTTCCAGTGGAGTACGATGCCAGCAACAGAGCGATGAAATGGCTTAAAGATACCGGTACGGTTACACAGGAAGAATTTGTAGGGGTCCAGGACAGTCTGAAGTGGGCAGCGAGAACCTATGTTGTTGCCGCCATCGGATCTCTGGCACAGCTTCTTTACTGGGGATCTATGCTGCTGGGAGGAAGAAGGGATTAATCAACAAATTTAAATGAAACATACTGCATCTCGGACAATTTGTCTGAGATGCTTTCTTTTTGAGCCAGTTTTAACGAAGCGGTGAGGATGCAGTTTTCATTGGCATCGAAATTCAAAACCTTCGCATCATATTTTGAAAGCAGGGTGAAAATAGTATTCTGCTGGTTAAAATTAAACTGAATTTCAATTTCAGTTTCCAGCTCCCGTGTGATGATGTGGGCTTCTTCCAGGGTGATCTTTGCACATTCTTTATAAGCCTTCACCAGCCCGGAAACCCCAAGTTTTGTTCCTCCATAATAGCGTACCGAAATCACCAGAACATTCGTGATTTCATGGGCCAAAAGCTGATTGTAGATGGGAAGCCCTGCACTTCCGGAAGGCTCACCGTCATCATTGGCCCGATAGTTTTCGCCTTCAAGCCCCATTCTGAACGCATAGCAGTGATGAGTAGCCTTCGGATGTTCTGTTCTTATTTTATCAAGGGCTTCCTTCAGTTCTTTTTCATTATTAACAGGAAAGGCAAATCCTATGAACTTGCTTCCTTTTTCTTTTAATAAGGTATTTTCTATGGGTTTTTCTATGGTTTTATATTCAAACGTCATTTCAGCCTGCTTTATCAATGCAAAAGTATAAAATACGACCTAATTTATGCAACAAAAGAAGCCGTCAAACTTTGACGGCTTCTTTTATTTTTTATGACAGGTCCTTCCTATGATCCACAATAATCCGATGGAAGCAGACACATGTAGTTTGTAGGACCGCAAAAATCCTCAGGACATTTATCTCTGCATCTTGTAGGCTCTCCTGTTGGAAGTGT containing:
- a CDS encoding NADH-quinone oxidoreductase subunit C, with amino-acid sequence MTNEFVLEAITREFPESVISSSEPYGMLTIEVKKEDIKKIIHYLRDSSLGFNFLTDICGIHYPEFPDKEIGVVYHLHNMMANFRLRLKIFMSRENIEVDSLVELFAGANWMERETYDFYGIKFKGHPDLRPILNMEDLGYHPMLKEYRLEDGTRTDKDDNMFGR
- a CDS encoding NADH-quinone oxidoreductase subunit B, which produces MRTDAPAPEGFEGEGFFATKLSSVIGMARKFSLWPLPFATSCCGIEFMATLNPTYDASRFGMERNSFSPRQADMLMVCGTISKKLGPVLKEVYTQMAEPKWVVAVGACASSGGIFDTYSVLQGIDKIIPVDVYVPGCPPRPEQIIEGVMQVQALAESESIRRRDMPEYQKLLDSYNISN
- a CDS encoding NADH-quinone oxidoreductase subunit A; this encodes MNLPESYIPILIQAGVAVAFVAVSLLGAHFLGPKQKKGNSVKNQSWECGVPVEGNARTPFSIKYFLTAVLFVLFDIEIVFFYPYAVNFREFGMEGFLAVLTFVAIFFMAFFYVWKRGALDWDK
- a CDS encoding GTP cyclohydrolase, which translates into the protein MSEISVIEVKNQDELKQFVRFPMDLYKNNPYYVPSFIKDEFKIWDAKENPALNYSESKQFLALKNNKVAGRIAVMINHKEEKELGIRKVRFGWIDFIDDKEVSKALIQKAINYAKENKIDKIEGPMGFTNLDKAGMLTMGFEKLATMIGIYNHAYYPEHMEALGLTKEKEWVEYEMNFPKVLPEKVEKFSGLIAQKYKLKVLNFKSKQEILPFVEPMFKLLDETYKHLSTYTPISEEQIKTYKEKYFPFIDKNYVICVVDENNQLVSFAITMPSYSKALQKSKGKLFPFGWWHFLQAGKKNDRANFYLIGIHPEYQRRGVTAIIFKEIFVRFTSMGIEFAETNPELEENKSVQLLWQDYNPVNHKRRRTYTLNISNE
- a CDS encoding zinc metallopeptidase — protein: MTGYYIIIGISMLVSWWVSSRLKSKFEYYSNVHLRNGLSGKEVAEKMLRDNGINDVQVISVPGQLTDHYNPADKTVNLSEGVYMQRNAAAAAVAAHECGHAVQHAVGYSMLNLRSKLVPVVNISSNLMQFVLIAGIGIMVATRSIDDPNGNTTVLAIGVAMFAMTTLFAFVTLPVEYDASNRAMKWLKDTGTVTQEEFVGVQDSLKWAARTYVVAAIGSLAQLLYWGSMLLGGRRD
- a CDS encoding IMPACT family protein, producing MTFEYKTIEKPIENTLLKEKGSKFIGFAFPVNNEKELKEALDKIRTEHPKATHHCYAFRMGLEGENYRANDDGEPSGSAGLPIYNQLLAHEITNVLVISVRYYGGTKLGVSGLVKAYKECAKITLEEAHIITRELETEIEIQFNFNQQNTIFTLLSKYDAKVLNFDANENCILTASLKLAQKESISDKLSEMQYVSFKFVD